A genomic segment from Ptychodera flava strain L36383 chromosome 19, AS_Pfla_20210202, whole genome shotgun sequence encodes:
- the LOC139118839 gene encoding uncharacterized metal-dependent hydrolase YcfH-like, with the protein MTPSSSWKRQEETLVRLLEVGMPRKPIIMHIRGTHADKYSIDVSGCAMKIMHQCCAPLQCVHLHCFTGNRWLVHRWMKAFPNIYFGFTGRVVKFYSVQRQPLQEVPADRLLIKTDSPYFPFTPEVDVNTPHDIGDVPVAEIRGVSTHEFLGITIANTRCLYQIQG; encoded by the coding sequence ATGACACCTTCAAGTAGCTGGAAGAGACAGGAAGAGACTCTCGTGCGGCTTCTAGAAGTAGGAATGCCGAGGAAGCCAATCATCATGCATATACGTGGCACCCATGCAGATAAGTACAGCATTGATGTCAGTGGCTGCGCCATGAAAATCATGCACCAATGTTGCGCACCCTTGCAGTGTGTACATCTACACTGTTTCACTGGCAATCGTTGGCTTGTACATCGCTGGATGAAGGCGTTCCCTAACATCTACTTTGGTTTCACTGGTCGAGTGGTGAAATTTTACAGTGTACAGAGGCAACCCTTACAGGAAGTCCCAGCAGACAGATTGCTGATCAAGACAGACTCCCCGTACTTCCCGTTTACACCGGAAGTGGATGTTAATACTCCTCATGATATCGGAGATGTCCCAGTAGCAGAAATCAGAGGAGTGTCCACCCATGAATTCCTGGGTATCACCATAGCCAACACCAGGTGCTTATATCAAATACAAGGCTAA